One segment of Nyctibius grandis isolate bNycGra1 chromosome 11, bNycGra1.pri, whole genome shotgun sequence DNA contains the following:
- the CA12 gene encoding carbonic anhydrase 12 — MSAKIFSIVTVATVLIFTLKIQLSMQAPLNGSKWSYIGPDGEKAWPKKYPFCGGVFQSPIDFHKDILQYDSNLLPLEFIGYNVPSTDQFTLTNNGHSVKMYLLPTMYIRNLPFEYTASQLHLHWGNRNKSEGSEHTVSGKHFAAELHIVHYNSEKYPDITAAMDKVDGLAVLAILLEIGPFNPSYEKIFRHFRNVKYKDQMVQVPGFNVRELLPHRLDEYYRYEGSLTTPPCYPSVLWTVFRHPVKISQEQLLALETAMYCTESDDPEPLEMVDNFRNVQEFHERLVFISFCEGFVVSVVIACILGVLILLAVAFWLLKRKSCKKGGEDNRGVIYKPGTYKEEDHISKF, encoded by the exons ATGTCAGCCAAGATCTTCAGTATAGTCACAGTCGCTACTGTGCTTATTTTCACCCTAAAGATACAACTCTCAATGCAAGCGCCGCTGAATG GGTCCAAATGGTCTTATATTG GTCCTGACGGAGAGAAGGCCTGGCCAAAGAAATATCCATTTTGTGGAGGAGTGTTCCAATCACCGATAGATTTCCACAAAGATATTCTCCAGTATGATTCTAATCTCTTGCCTTTGGAATTCATAGGCTACAATGTGCCCTCCACTGACCAGTTTACATTGACCAATAATGGTCATTCAG TGAAAATGTATCTGTTGCCTACTATGTACATCAGAAACCTCCCGTTTGAATACACTGCATCTCAACTTCACCTACACTGGGGAAACAGAAACAAGTCGGAAGGCTCAGAGCACACAGTCAGTGGGAAGCATTTTGCAGCAGAG CTGCATATTGTACATTATAACTCTGAGAAATATCCAGATATAACAGCAGCAATGGACAAAGTGGATGGACTGGCAGTTTTGGCTATTCTTCTTGAG ATTGGACCCTTCAACCCTTCCTATGAAAAGATCTTCAGGCACTTCCGGAATGTGAAATACAAGG ATCAGATGGTCCAAGTCCCTGGTTTCAATGTTCGAGAACTGCTTCCTCACAGACTGGATGAGTATTATCGCTATGAAGGATCCCTGACGACTCCTCCTTGCTACCCTAGCGTTCTCTGGACAGTTTTCCGACACCCTGTTAAAATTTCACAAGAACAG TTACTGGCACTGGAAACAGCCATGTACTGCACAGAGAGTGATGACCCAGAACCCCTGGAAATGGTTGACAACTTCCGCAACGTTCAGGAATTTCACGAAAGACTGGTTTTTATCTCCTTCTGTGAAG gttttgttgtttctgttgtGATAGCCTGCATTCTGGGAGTTCTCATCCTTCTTGCAGTAGCCTTCTGGCTACTGAAGAGGAAAAG CTGCAAAAAGGGAGGTGAAGACAACAGAGGAGTCATCTACAAACCAGGCACGTACAAGGAGGAAGACCACATCTCCAAATTTTGA